A window of the Deinococcus gobiensis I-0 genome harbors these coding sequences:
- a CDS encoding GNAT family N-acetyltransferase, with translation MNTFAEHLEVTPATPETLADLYALHPDREDAARRLEALRGRIAAGHVHFAQTLILRGPRGVEGSLLLAGNPAVPLFPRLRPDASASAVTALLRAARAQVSPDRPLILDSTLAPLGAEPAREAGWAHTETHVLYETDLRAHTFAPEPGAREVGTDSPAVRALLAELGRADWRPDKDEVLIGLFGPAGEPLALGTVQASGRPDAATLDLIGVRPGRRGQGHGTRLHAHLLGWAAARGFARHVGATDAGDLAMRRVLARHGARETAVQEVYLPLAPQAPERV, from the coding sequence TTGAACACCTTCGCCGAACATCTTGAAGTCACCCCCGCCACCCCCGAGACCCTGGCCGACCTGTATGCCCTGCACCCCGACCGCGAGGACGCCGCCCGGCGGCTGGAGGCCCTGCGGGGCCGGATCGCGGCCGGGCACGTCCACTTCGCCCAGACCCTGATCCTGCGCGGCCCGCGTGGGGTCGAGGGGAGCCTGCTGCTGGCGGGCAACCCGGCCGTGCCCCTCTTTCCCCGGCTGCGGCCGGACGCCTCCGCCTCCGCAGTCACGGCGCTGTTGCGCGCGGCCCGTGCTCAGGTCTCGCCCGACCGGCCCCTGATCCTCGACAGCACGCTCGCTCCACTCGGTGCCGAGCCGGCCCGGGAAGCCGGGTGGGCGCATACCGAAACGCACGTGCTGTACGAGACCGACCTGCGGGCCCACACGTTCGCCCCCGAACCGGGCGCGCGGGAGGTCGGCACGGATTCCCCCGCCGTGCGCGCCCTGCTGGCCGAACTGGGCCGCGCCGACTGGCGGCCGGACAAGGACGAGGTGCTCATAGGCCTGTTCGGCCCCGCCGGGGAGCCGCTGGCGCTGGGCACCGTCCAGGCGTCCGGGCGGCCGGACGCGGCGACCCTCGACCTGATCGGGGTGCGGCCGGGCCGGCGCGGGCAGGGCCACGGCACCCGGCTGCACGCGCATCTGCTGGGGTGGGCCGCGGCGCGCGGCTTCGCGCGGCATGTCGGCGCGACCGACGCGGGCGACCTCGCCATGCGCCGCGTCCTGGCCCGGCACGGCGCCCGCGAGACGGCGGTGCAGGAGGTCTATCTTCCCCTTGCCCCGCAGGCCCCGGAGCGCGTATAG
- the rpmI gene encoding 50S ribosomal protein L35, producing MPKMKTLKAAKRRVKITATGKVMAFKSGKRHQNTGKSGDEIRGKGKGFVLAKPEWKRMKLMLGGK from the coding sequence ATGCCCAAGATGAAGACACTGAAGGCGGCCAAGCGGCGCGTGAAGATCACGGCGACCGGCAAGGTCATGGCGTTCAAGAGTGGCAAGCGCCACCAGAACACCGGCAAGAGTGGCGACGAGATTCGCGGCAAGGGCAAGGGCTTCGTCCTCGCCAAGCCCGAGTGGAAGCGCATGAAGCTGATGCTGGGGGGTAAATAA
- the rplT gene encoding 50S ribosomal protein L20 gives MPRAKTGIVRRRRHKKVLKRAKGFWGSRSKQYRNAFQTLLNAATYEYRDRRNKKRDFRRLWIQRINAGARLHGMNYSTFMGGLKRAGVDLNRKVLADLAAREPEAFKALVDAAQGSKQG, from the coding sequence ATGCCTCGCGCCAAGACCGGCATCGTTCGCCGCCGCCGTCACAAGAAGGTCCTGAAGCGCGCCAAGGGCTTCTGGGGCAGCCGCTCCAAGCAGTACCGCAACGCCTTCCAGACGCTGCTGAACGCCGCGACCTACGAGTACCGCGACCGCCGCAACAAGAAGCGTGACTTCCGCCGCCTGTGGATTCAGCGCATCAACGCGGGCGCACGCCTGCACGGCATGAACTACTCGACCTTCATGGGCGGCCTCAAGCGCGCCGGTGTGGACCTCAACCGCAAGGTGCTGGCCGACCTCGCCGCGCGTGAACCCGAAGCCTTCAAGGCGCTCGTGGACGCCGCTCAGGGCAGCAAGCAGGGCTGA
- a CDS encoding pyroglutamyl-peptidase I yields the protein MPTLLLTGFEPFHTHPDNPSARAAQALDGLELPGGWQVHSALLPVEPHAAAEVLLPLLDRLRPDAALLTGLAAGRPQVTLERVAVNVMDFDIPDNAGRTYRDAPAHTHAQAPAAMLSTLPLRAILAAWQAEQVPGHISNTAGLYVCNFVMYRALHHLQETGRAGVRCGFLHVPANAAVALAVPGNRPPLPYLPQEEITRAVRLAAETLARHPDPA from the coding sequence ATGCCCACACTGCTGCTCACCGGTTTCGAGCCGTTCCACACGCATCCCGACAACCCCAGCGCCCGCGCGGCCCAGGCCCTGGACGGTCTGGAGCTGCCCGGCGGCTGGCAGGTCCACTCGGCGCTGTTGCCGGTCGAGCCGCACGCGGCGGCCGAGGTCCTGCTGCCCCTGCTCGACCGCCTGCGTCCGGACGCCGCGCTGCTCACCGGCCTCGCGGCGGGACGGCCCCAGGTCACGCTGGAGCGGGTGGCGGTGAACGTCATGGACTTCGATATTCCCGACAACGCGGGGCGCACCTACCGCGACGCGCCTGCCCACACGCACGCCCAGGCCCCGGCCGCCATGCTCAGCACGCTGCCGCTGCGGGCCATCCTGGCGGCGTGGCAGGCGGAGCAGGTTCCCGGCCACATCAGCAACACGGCGGGCCTGTATGTCTGCAACTTCGTGATGTACCGCGCGCTGCACCACCTGCAGGAGACGGGCCGCGCGGGGGTGCGCTGCGGGTTCCTGCACGTTCCGGCGAACGCGGCGGTGGCCCTGGCCGTGCCCGGAAACCGCCCCCCCCTGCCCTACCTGCCCCAGGAGGAGATCACGCGGGCGGTGCGTCTGGCCGCCGAAACGCTGGCGCGGCACCCGGACCCGGCCTAG
- a CDS encoding putative quinol monooxygenase translates to MTAASQTAVNVLAILTPQATHVADVEALLGRMALASRQEPGCLRYDILREDHADGPRFHIQERYQDAEAVTAHGASEHYAAFRAQVGPWLVAPPQVTRLADVNVAPQG, encoded by the coding sequence ATGACTGCCGCGTCCCAGACCGCCGTGAACGTCCTCGCCATCCTCACGCCCCAGGCCACCCACGTCGCGGACGTCGAAGCCCTGCTCGGGCGGATGGCCCTCGCCAGCCGTCAGGAACCCGGCTGCCTGCGCTACGACATCCTGCGTGAAGACCACGCGGACGGTCCCCGGTTCCACATCCAGGAGCGCTACCAGGACGCGGAGGCCGTCACGGCCCACGGCGCGAGCGAGCACTACGCCGCCTTCCGCGCCCAGGTCGGTCCCTGGCTGGTCGCGCCGCCGCAGGTCACGCGCCTGGCCGACGTGAACGTGGCCCCCCAGGGCTGA
- a CDS encoding DNA-formamidopyrimidine glycosylase, translating into MPELPEVETTRRKIEPLLRGQIITAVRHEPSHRYQGTQAAVGRRVKGLTRRGKYLMLQLAAPGAAESEPHDLELIVHLGMTGGFRLEPGKHTRVTLETGAGALHFDDPRRFGKMVVVRPGEYAGMPTLSGMGPEPLSEDFREDEFVARAATAGAVKPWLLSQKPVSGVGNIYADEALWHARIHPAQTALNADEASRLYRAVREVMAQAVEAGGSSLGNGEGNYRQHDGEQGGFQGRHQAYGRAGQPCARCGTPIAKIVLGQRGTHFCPQCQVVR; encoded by the coding sequence ATGCCGGAACTGCCGGAAGTCGAAACCACCCGCCGCAAGATCGAGCCGCTGCTGCGCGGCCAGATCATCACCGCCGTCCGGCACGAGCCGTCGCACCGCTACCAGGGCACCCAGGCGGCGGTGGGCCGGCGCGTGAAGGGCCTGACCCGCCGGGGCAAGTACCTGATGCTCCAGCTCGCCGCGCCGGGGGCGGCCGAGAGCGAGCCCCACGACCTCGAACTCATCGTGCATCTGGGGATGACGGGAGGCTTCCGGCTGGAGCCGGGCAAGCACACCCGCGTCACGCTGGAGACCGGCGCGGGCGCGCTGCATTTCGACGACCCCCGGCGCTTCGGCAAGATGGTGGTCGTGCGTCCCGGCGAGTACGCGGGCATGCCGACCCTCTCGGGCATGGGGCCCGAGCCGCTGTCGGAGGACTTCCGGGAGGACGAGTTCGTGGCGCGCGCGGCCACGGCGGGGGCCGTGAAGCCCTGGCTGCTGTCGCAGAAGCCCGTGAGCGGTGTGGGCAACATCTACGCCGACGAGGCGCTGTGGCACGCCCGCATCCACCCGGCCCAGACCGCCCTGAACGCGGACGAGGCCTCGCGGCTGTACCGCGCCGTGCGCGAGGTGATGGCCCAGGCGGTCGAGGCGGGCGGCAGTTCGCTGGGCAACGGCGAGGGCAACTACCGCCAGCACGACGGCGAGCAGGGCGGCTTTCAGGGCCGGCATCAGGCCTATGGCCGGGCCGGGCAGCCGTGCGCGCGCTGCGGCACCCCCATCGCCAAGATCGTCCTGGGGCAGCGCGGCACGCATTTTTGCCCGCAATGTCAGGTCGTGCGCTGA
- a CDS encoding GNAT family N-acetyltransferase — translation MKVRPYHPDDEASCLALFDGNTPRFFAQAERPDFAAFLAALSDPYLVIEEGGQVVACGGLYVRPGGQEAGLTWGMVERSRHRQGYGRALWEARLDWLRAHAPEVRTVVLDTTQHSAPFFARLGFGTVGVRPDFYAPGLDRHDMRLTVPGGA, via the coding sequence GTGAAGGTCCGCCCCTACCACCCTGACGACGAAGCGTCCTGTCTGGCCCTGTTTGACGGCAACACGCCCCGGTTTTTCGCGCAGGCCGAGCGCCCGGACTTCGCCGCCTTTCTGGCGGCCCTGAGCGATCCCTACCTCGTGATCGAGGAGGGGGGGCAGGTCGTGGCCTGCGGCGGCCTGTACGTGCGGCCCGGCGGTCAGGAAGCGGGGCTGACCTGGGGCATGGTCGAGCGCTCACGCCACCGCCAGGGCTATGGCCGCGCGCTGTGGGAGGCGCGGCTGGACTGGCTGCGCGCCCACGCGCCGGAGGTCCGCACCGTCGTGCTGGACACCACGCAGCACAGCGCGCCCTTCTTCGCCCGCCTGGGCTTCGGGACGGTGGGCGTCCGGCCGGATTTCTATGCCCCCGGGCTCGACCGCCACGACATGCGGCTCACGGTGCCCGGCGGCGCCTGA
- the pdxH gene encoding pyridoxamine 5'-phosphate oxidase, whose amino-acid sequence MTDLTSLRLSYDRAQLRRADLNADPLAQFQGWLQEAIGAGLTEPYALSLATADASGRPSVRTVLLRGAGEDGLTFYSNFDSHKGRDLAANPQAELLFFWAEHERQVRASGRVTRVPDAEATTYFHKRPRESQLAAHASDPQSAPIGDRAELEAKFAALHGRFPEGTEVPRPEFWGGYRVAVQEWEFWQGRHNRMHDRFRYAQVEGGWRIERLMP is encoded by the coding sequence ATGACCGATCTCACGTCCCTGCGGCTGTCGTACGACCGGGCCCAGTTGCGCCGCGCCGACCTGAACGCCGATCCCCTCGCGCAGTTTCAGGGCTGGTTGCAGGAAGCCATCGGCGCGGGCCTGACCGAACCCTACGCCCTGTCGCTGGCGACCGCCGACGCCTCGGGCCGTCCCAGCGTGCGCACCGTGCTGCTGCGCGGCGCGGGAGAGGACGGCCTGACCTTCTACAGCAACTTCGACTCGCACAAGGGCCGGGACCTCGCCGCCAACCCGCAGGCCGAGCTGCTGTTCTTCTGGGCCGAGCACGAGCGGCAGGTGCGCGCCTCGGGCCGCGTGACGCGCGTGCCGGACGCCGAGGCCACCACCTACTTCCACAAGCGCCCGCGCGAGAGCCAGCTCGCCGCGCACGCCAGCGACCCGCAGAGCGCGCCCATCGGGGACCGCGCCGAGCTGGAGGCCAAGTTCGCCGCCCTGCACGGGCGCTTTCCGGAGGGGACCGAGGTGCCCCGGCCGGAGTTCTGGGGCGGCTACCGGGTCGCCGTGCAGGAATGGGAGTTCTGGCAGGGCCGCCACAACCGCATGCACGACCGCTTCCGGTACGCGCAGGTGGAGGGGGGCTGGCGCATCGAGCGGCTGATGCCGTGA
- a CDS encoding flotillin family protein, whose product MLTPTLVTAGLILLGIILVLVLIQNFLIVVPPNKVLVVSGRSRRTAEGDTVGYRVIRGGRAFRIPILEKVSWMDLTTIPLDLTVENAFSRGGIPLRIHAVANVKINAEDPQLGNAIERFLDVPREAVTNIVRDTLEGNLRGVIATLTPEEINQDRLRFAESLIDEAEHDMHNLGIKLDTLKIQNVSDVAGYLESLGRRQTAEVLKEARIAEAERNAEATQSEAQALQRSQVAQAIAQQAILEEQNKLEVRKTELGAVQLARQNEAAVESELAKVRATQNFEQEQAALEATLRQRRAEAQRQARIIEAQQNAEAAEVEAQAKQRATIAQTTAQQAILERENELRIRRAELEAIAAARENEAKVNAERARVVAEQELEQERVVLNQKRLEADVVAPARARREAELLAAQAAAAPIIEEGRAKAQAVALMVEAFRQAGPEGERAYVLNMLPGIVEQFAASVQGMQIDKLTVIDSGDGRATRSAVQTLPANIVGMVEQVENATGVNLLGLLRGAGTAPTSGMAGAAPSEPKPTA is encoded by the coding sequence ATGTTGACCCCCACCCTCGTCACGGCCGGACTGATCCTGCTCGGGATCATTCTGGTCCTTGTCCTGATTCAGAACTTTCTCATCGTCGTGCCGCCGAACAAGGTGCTCGTCGTCTCGGGGCGCAGCCGCCGGACCGCCGAGGGCGACACGGTCGGCTACCGGGTCATCCGGGGCGGGCGGGCCTTCCGCATTCCCATCCTGGAAAAGGTGTCGTGGATGGACCTCACGACCATTCCGCTGGACCTGACCGTCGAGAACGCCTTCTCGCGCGGGGGCATTCCGCTGCGTATCCACGCGGTCGCCAACGTCAAGATCAACGCCGAGGACCCGCAACTGGGCAACGCCATCGAGCGCTTTCTGGACGTGCCGCGCGAGGCCGTGACCAACATCGTGCGCGACACGCTGGAGGGCAACCTGCGCGGCGTGATCGCCACCCTGACGCCCGAGGAGATCAACCAGGACCGCCTGCGCTTCGCCGAGTCCCTCATCGACGAGGCCGAGCACGACATGCACAACCTCGGCATCAAGCTCGACACCCTCAAGATCCAGAACGTGTCGGACGTGGCGGGCTACCTCGAATCGCTGGGCCGCCGTCAGACTGCCGAGGTCCTGAAGGAGGCCCGCATCGCCGAGGCCGAGCGCAACGCCGAGGCCACGCAGTCCGAGGCCCAGGCCCTCCAGCGCAGCCAGGTCGCGCAGGCCATCGCGCAGCAGGCCATTCTGGAAGAGCAGAACAAGCTCGAAGTCCGCAAGACCGAACTCGGGGCGGTGCAGCTCGCGCGCCAGAACGAGGCGGCGGTCGAGTCCGAACTCGCCAAGGTGCGCGCCACCCAGAACTTCGAGCAGGAGCAGGCGGCCCTGGAAGCCACGCTGCGCCAGCGCCGGGCCGAGGCGCAGCGTCAGGCCCGCATCATCGAGGCGCAGCAGAACGCCGAGGCCGCCGAGGTCGAGGCGCAGGCCAAGCAGCGTGCCACCATCGCCCAGACCACCGCCCAGCAGGCCATTCTGGAGCGCGAGAACGAGCTGCGCATCCGCCGCGCCGAGCTGGAGGCCATCGCTGCCGCCCGCGAGAACGAAGCGAAGGTGAATGCCGAGCGCGCGCGCGTGGTCGCCGAGCAGGAACTGGAGCAGGAGCGCGTGGTCCTGAACCAGAAGCGCCTGGAAGCCGACGTGGTGGCCCCCGCCCGCGCCCGCCGCGAGGCCGAGCTGCTCGCCGCGCAGGCCGCCGCCGCGCCGATCATCGAGGAGGGGCGCGCCAAGGCCCAGGCGGTCGCGCTGATGGTCGAAGCCTTCCGGCAGGCCGGCCCCGAGGGCGAGCGCGCCTACGTGCTGAACATGCTGCCCGGCATCGTCGAGCAGTTCGCGGCGTCGGTGCAGGGCATGCAGATCGACAAGCTCACCGTCATCGACTCGGGCGACGGCCGGGCCACCCGCAGCGCCGTCCAGACCCTGCCCGCCAACATCGTCGGGATGGTCGAGCAGGTCGAGAACGCGACCGGCGTCAACCTCCTGGGCCTGCTGCGCGGCGCGGGCACGGCCCCCACCTCCGGCATGGCCGGCGCCGCGCCGTCCGAGCCCAAGCCCACCGCCTGA
- a CDS encoding organic hydroperoxide resistance protein gives MSNLYTAEAVATGGRAGKTRSTDGRMDLDLSVPAAIGGDDGPGTNPEQLFALGYAACFQGALAVVARRQKIEIPEGSTVTARVGLERAGLAFALNVELVGSFPGLEREQAQALMDATYNVCPYSVATKGNVETTLTVA, from the coding sequence ATGAGCAACCTCTACACCGCAGAAGCCGTGGCCACCGGGGGCCGCGCCGGCAAGACCCGCAGCACCGACGGCCGCATGGACCTCGACCTGAGCGTGCCCGCCGCCATCGGGGGCGACGACGGCCCCGGGACCAACCCCGAGCAGCTCTTCGCGCTGGGCTACGCCGCCTGCTTCCAGGGTGCCCTGGCCGTGGTCGCCCGCCGCCAGAAGATCGAGATTCCCGAGGGCAGCACCGTGACCGCCCGCGTGGGCCTGGAGCGTGCCGGGCTGGCCTTCGCGCTGAACGTGGAACTCGTGGGCAGCTTCCCGGGTCTGGAGCGCGAGCAGGCCCAGGCCCTGATGGACGCCACCTATAACGTGTGCCCCTACAGCGTCGCCACCAAGGGCAACGTCGAGACGACCCTCACCGTCGCGTAA
- a CDS encoding 2-phosphoglycerate kinase, whose protein sequence is MTQPELMVGTARQSWPFSRGLVVESLVTAGASGPQAAAAARRIEQEVRRLRRSPVSPADLQDLMVEVAADVLGPEIAHAAATYTPAFTDILVQAKKGDLPFSRGVLSRTLEDAGLSPRDAYATASAVDLTMRRSGVRSLDADELDNLTELVLAERYGEHLRLTYRYLRNNRGRLAVVGADGGAPSPFSKGLLVQSLLAAGVAPDVARKIARVTQRDLRGQDDRVTRRRDIREKVETLLRDEVGPDVSARYRLLRVIRQPPRPLIVLLGGVSGTGKSFLAAEIAYRLGIARVVSTDSIREVMRAMVSPALLPTLHASTFSAWEALIPPGQPRPEHPDKADLLAGFREQVQQVSVGLGAVVGRSVQEGTSLVLEGVHLVPGYLRAEAFQGALLVPMLVTLPDAGEHRRHFESRDSETAASRPLHRYMKYFDEIRVMQEALELLAAQEDVPLLDGLTLDESADQAVDVVLRRVMVALTPQERAELLGEDAETLLDGHGPTG, encoded by the coding sequence ATGACCCAGCCGGAGCTGATGGTCGGCACGGCGCGCCAGTCCTGGCCCTTCAGCCGGGGGCTGGTCGTCGAGTCGCTGGTCACCGCCGGGGCCAGCGGCCCTCAGGCGGCGGCGGCGGCGCGGCGTATCGAGCAGGAGGTGCGGCGGCTGCGGCGCAGCCCGGTGTCGCCGGCCGACCTGCAGGACCTGATGGTCGAGGTGGCCGCCGACGTGCTGGGGCCCGAGATCGCGCACGCCGCCGCCACCTACACCCCGGCCTTCACCGACATCCTGGTGCAGGCCAAGAAGGGTGACCTACCCTTCAGCCGGGGCGTACTGTCGCGCACGCTGGAAGACGCGGGCCTCTCGCCACGCGACGCCTACGCGACGGCCAGCGCCGTGGACCTGACGATGCGCCGCTCGGGCGTGCGCAGCCTGGACGCCGACGAGCTCGACAACCTCACCGAACTCGTGCTGGCCGAGCGCTACGGCGAACACCTGCGCCTAACCTACCGCTACCTGCGCAACAACCGCGGCCGGCTGGCGGTGGTGGGCGCGGACGGCGGCGCGCCGAGTCCCTTCTCCAAGGGGCTGCTCGTGCAGTCGCTGCTGGCGGCGGGCGTCGCGCCGGACGTGGCCCGCAAGATCGCCCGCGTGACCCAGCGCGACCTGCGCGGCCAGGACGACCGCGTGACGCGGCGGCGCGACATCCGCGAGAAGGTCGAGACCCTGCTGCGCGACGAGGTCGGCCCCGATGTCAGCGCGCGCTACCGCCTGCTGCGCGTCATCCGCCAGCCGCCGCGCCCCCTGATCGTGCTGCTGGGCGGCGTGAGCGGCACCGGCAAGAGCTTTCTGGCCGCCGAGATCGCCTACCGCCTGGGCATCGCCCGCGTGGTGAGCACCGACTCGATCCGCGAGGTCATGCGCGCGATGGTCTCGCCCGCGCTGCTGCCCACGCTGCACGCCAGCACCTTCAGCGCCTGGGAGGCCCTGATCCCGCCGGGGCAGCCCCGCCCCGAGCATCCGGACAAGGCCGATCTGCTCGCAGGGTTCCGTGAACAGGTGCAGCAGGTCAGCGTGGGCCTGGGCGCCGTGGTAGGCCGCAGCGTGCAGGAGGGCACCAGCCTGGTGCTCGAAGGCGTTCACCTCGTGCCGGGCTACCTGCGCGCCGAGGCGTTTCAGGGGGCGCTGCTCGTGCCGATGCTGGTCACGCTGCCCGACGCGGGCGAACACCGCCGCCACTTCGAGAGCCGCGACAGCGAGACGGCCGCGAGCCGCCCCCTGCACCGCTACATGAAGTATTTCGACGAGATCCGGGTGATGCAAGAAGCCCTAGAACTCCTGGCCGCGCAGGAGGACGTGCCGCTGCTCGACGGCCTGACCCTCGACGAGAGTGCCGATCAGGCCGTGGACGTGGTGCTGCGGCGCGTGATGGTCGCCCTGACCCCGCAGGAGCGCGCCGAGCTGCTGGGCGAGGACGCCGAGACTCTGCTGGACGGACACGGTCCCACGGGCTGA
- a CDS encoding TetR/AcrR family transcriptional regulator, whose protein sequence is MDSSSLRERQKERRRARIYGVAIELFKQGGFQTTTATDIARASNVSRGTFFNYYPYKEAVLLDYGSEVMERLRDHAESRLAQGTPPLSVLYEIWDRLAEENARERDLFPPLAYEVMNPNPERARTAYQALPLSKVIELILRPLHQSGQMRTDLSLQRISNLIADTYLMVALRWSAYGTERPLQEEMRLALNLLLEGAVRRESLRT, encoded by the coding sequence ATGGATTCGTCATCGCTGAGGGAGCGTCAGAAAGAACGCCGGCGCGCCCGTATCTACGGGGTCGCCATCGAACTGTTCAAGCAGGGCGGCTTCCAGACGACCACGGCGACCGACATCGCGCGGGCCAGCAACGTCTCGCGGGGCACCTTCTTCAACTACTACCCCTACAAGGAAGCCGTCCTGCTCGACTACGGCTCGGAAGTCATGGAGCGGCTGCGCGACCATGCCGAGAGCCGGCTGGCGCAGGGAACGCCGCCCCTGAGCGTGCTGTACGAAATCTGGGACCGGCTGGCCGAGGAGAACGCCCGCGAGCGCGACCTGTTTCCGCCGCTGGCCTACGAGGTCATGAACCCCAACCCCGAGCGGGCGCGCACCGCGTATCAGGCGCTGCCGCTGAGCAAGGTCATCGAGCTGATCCTGCGTCCGCTGCACCAGTCGGGCCAGATGCGCACCGACCTGAGCCTCCAGCGCATCAGCAACCTGATCGCCGACACCTACCTGATGGTCGCCCTGCGCTGGAGCGCTTACGGCACCGAACGCCCCCTGCAAGAGGAGATGCGGCTCGCGCTGAACCTGCTGCTGGAGGGCGCCGTGCGGCGCGAGTCCCTCCGGACGTGA
- a CDS encoding ComEA family DNA-binding protein, translating into MKPAEPFWTLALALGTLGIAGLTLGPALWPRPHAPQVMHAAPAPVSAAEAGAGAGPPTYATTASVRPLISGRVNLNTATREQLEALPKVGPALAARLVAGRPYRTLADLDRVRGVGPSTLRLLAPLVSFQ; encoded by the coding sequence ATGAAGCCCGCCGAGCCGTTCTGGACCCTGGCCCTCGCCCTGGGCACCCTGGGCATCGCGGGCCTGACGCTGGGGCCGGCGTTGTGGCCGCGCCCCCACGCGCCGCAGGTCATGCACGCCGCGCCCGCGCCGGTTTCCGCTGCGGAGGCTGGTGCCGGTGCCGGGCCGCCGACCTACGCGACGACCGCCAGTGTGCGCCCGCTGATCAGCGGCCGGGTCAATCTGAACACGGCCACCAGGGAGCAGCTCGAAGCTCTGCCCAAGGTCGGCCCCGCGCTGGCGGCCCGCCTCGTCGCGGGGCGGCCTTACCGCACGCTGGCCGATCTCGACCGGGTGCGCGGGGTGGGGCCCTCGACCCTGCGGCTGCTCGCGCCGCTGGTCTCGTTTCAGTGA